The proteins below are encoded in one region of Triticum aestivum cultivar Chinese Spring chromosome 1B, IWGSC CS RefSeq v2.1, whole genome shotgun sequence:
- the LOC123080117 gene encoding uncharacterized protein → MISFWQAKVWLDSQEALRPQRIPLWSPLLCLPSHPIPTPPPKPAGRHPSLACSAYIKPTEQNRSIHFLIASCLALLPWRQRKPSSSSCHAGEQGAAARPLRRGGLQGHYEMKPSSYPGVAGGTAAWMVMLLAVAALGSAPSAYASVSGCNATELAIAISKDCIDAYEPMSTSCCSAILPTVDMVGCLCSVVDEPMIADSGTTSRALFRLYLGCGGKRRSGDKPYESCDDFSGRSAPSLPASPPPPMPKDMNSAPTNDHERLQIEISTEVGAWLCAVLCLIGVGYKVYMEELPQLTAGLCQR, encoded by the exons ATGATCAGCTTTTGGCAGGCAAAAGTATGGCTTGATTCACAAGAAGCCCTTCGCCCACAACGGATCCCCCTGTGGTCTCCCCTCCTTTGCTTGCCATCCCATCCCATCCCCACCCCACCACCCAAGCCAGCCGGCCGCCACCCCTCCCTCGCTTGCTCAGCCTATATAAAACCGACCGAACAGAACAGATCCATCCATTTCCTCATTGCTAGTTGCCTTGCGCTGCTGCCTTGGAGGCAGCGcaagccctcctcctcctcctgccacGCCGGCGAGCAAGGAGCAGCCGCGCGACCTCTCCGCCGCGGCGGCCTCCAG GGTCACTACGAGATGAAGCCGTCCTCCTACCCCGGTGTGGCTGGTGGGACAGCAGCTTGGATGGTGATGCTGCTCGCCGTCGCAGCTCTCGGCTCTGCTCCCTCCGCATATGCCTCGGTCTCAG GTTGCAATGCCACCGAGCTGGCCATCGCAATCTCCAAGGACTGCATAGATGCGTATGAGCCGATGAGTACTTCTTGCTGTTCAGCCATTCTTCCCACGGTTGACATGGTTGGCTGTCTCTGTTCGGTGGTCGACGAACCGATGATCGCTGATTCCGGCACCACCTCCAGGGCCTTGTTTCGTCTTTATCTGGGGTGTGGAGGTAAGAGACGTTCCGGGGACAAGCCCTACGAAAGCTGTGATGATTTCTCTGGGAGATCTGCCCCATCCCTGCCCGCCAGTCCGCCTCCTCCGATGCCAAAGGACATGAATTCTGCTCCAACCAATGACCATGAAAGGCTGCAGATCGAGATATCAACAGAGGTTGGTGCGTGGCTATGCGCGGTGCTGTGCTTAATCGGCGTGGGTTACAAGGTTTACATG GAAGAACTGCCACAGTTAACAGCAGGACTCTGCCAGCGGTGA
- the LOC123096252 gene encoding uncharacterized protein translates to MSPVAGTNGGAFGGAKTKAVFVAIVVLFARTAQGEEIAWEHDVLTQEHTELLDTWHNHVIETVEEGFRMKVGDLCDVMAPQREPEDKETVPPATWIKPTLKGRGNDKVTLWFANDNLYFLASNNLTNQLHTSKGYDAIFVEPFYPLSFGPSYKDLMGVHKGPDGKNIPSHKFLVDVPLGKESLLDAIHVLSSYDSSSTSIPVGDLKIAMAQIILMGPESLRFRPVRDAYILQWGRGEIYLTEEVTDYLVKWSEISKVLVWWEWAGRRDFWVPKEAGELADELDIESPEEALGLVDLLLRPEPRRIR, encoded by the exons ATGTCTCCAGTAGCTGGCACAAACGGAGGAGCATTTGGCGGTGCTAAAACAA AGGCCGTTTTCGTGGCAATAGTTGTCTTATTTGCCAGAACCGCTCAGGGGGAGGAGATCGCATGGGAGCATGACGTTCTGACTCAAGAGCACACGGAGCTGCTCGATACATGGCACAACCATGTCATCGAAACTGTCGAAGAAGGGTTCCGCATGAAAGTCGGCGACCTTTGCGATGTCATGGCTCCGCAGCGGGAGCCTGAAGACAAGGAGACGGTGCCGCCGGCCACCTGGATCAAACCCACACTGAAGGGGCGAGGGAACGACAAGGTCACGTTATGGTTCGCCAACGACAATCTCTACTTCCTCGCCTCCAATAATTTGACGAACCAGCTCCATACGTCAAAAGGGTACGATGCCATATTTGTCGAGCCGTTTTATCCACTTTCCTTTGGCCCAAGCTATAAGGACCTCATGGGAGTACACAAAGGACCCGATGGAAAGAACATACCTTCCCATAAGTTTCTAGTTGACGTTCCACTTGGGAAAGAGTCGCTGCTAGATGCGATTCACGTCCTCTCGTCCTAcgactcttcttcaacttcaatccCTGTCGGCGACCTAAAAATAGCAATGGCCCAAATTATACTCATGGGACCGGAATCCTTACGATTCCGTCCCGTACGCGACGCATATATTCTGCAATGGGGGAGGGGAGAAATATACTTGACTGAGGAGGTGACAGATTATTTGGTTAAGTGGTCAGAGATTAGTAAAGTATTGGTGTGGTGGGAATGGGCGGGCAGGAGAGATTTTTGGGTTCCCAAGGAGGCTGGGGAGTTGGCCGACGAACTTGACATCGAGTCTCCGGAGGAGGCGCTCGGATTAGTAGACTTACTACTTCGACCTGAGCCTAGAAGAATCAGGTAG